A stretch of Candidatus Bathyarchaeota archaeon DNA encodes these proteins:
- a CDS encoding RNA 3'-terminal phosphate cyclase, with amino-acid sequence MITIRGDMLEGGGQILRLSTALATLIGEPIRIVRVRGKRRPPGLRRQHMTALKVLASLCNGQVEGLRLGSTEVFFKPGDIRGGSYRFDVGTAGSVSLILQAAMPVMVFAPAPVRLRLRGGTNNPMAPPVDYLERVLLEDLRLMGVEALLRVYRRGFYPRGGGEVEVQTQPSRRLKPIMLQELGRILEVRGLVYSCRLPSHIADRMASSASERLRRIGLNPVFEKEVLQPGNPKCSLDPGCGILLSIKHSHGFLGVDNLGVKGKRAEVVGSEAAEQLIKLVEGGYPVDRHLCDQLIVWMALADGVSRIKTIELTLHALTCIELTKTILKAELKIEGDLGRPAVIECRGIGYEK; translated from the coding sequence GTGAGGGTTAGGGGTAAGCGTAGACCCCCCGGCCTTAGACGCCAGCACATGACGGCTTTGAAGGTTTTAGCCTCGCTATGTAACGGACAGGTCGAGGGGTTAAGGCTAGGCTCGACCGAAGTGTTCTTCAAACCAGGCGATATAAGAGGCGGCTCTTATAGGTTCGACGTAGGTACCGCGGGTAGCGTAAGCCTTATACTTCAAGCCGCCATGCCGGTGATGGTGTTCGCCCCTGCCCCTGTTAGGCTTAGACTCAGAGGAGGGACGAATAATCCCATGGCGCCTCCCGTAGACTATCTAGAAAGGGTTCTGTTGGAAGACCTCAGACTCATGGGCGTCGAAGCACTATTGCGGGTCTATCGAAGAGGATTCTACCCCCGTGGAGGGGGAGAAGTCGAGGTTCAGACACAGCCCTCCCGGAGACTTAAACCTATAATGCTCCAGGAGCTCGGCCGGATACTCGAGGTTAGGGGACTTGTCTATAGCTGTAGGCTTCCGAGTCATATAGCTGACAGAATGGCTTCGAGCGCCTCTGAAAGGCTTAGGAGAATCGGGTTAAACCCGGTCTTCGAGAAGGAGGTTCTACAGCCGGGTAACCCGAAGTGTAGCTTAGACCCAGGCTGTGGGATTCTCTTATCCATCAAACATAGCCATGGGTTTCTAGGCGTTGATAACCTAGGTGTCAAGGGTAAACGAGCCGAGGTCGTAGGCTCAGAAGCCGCAGAGCAGCTTATAAAACTCGTAGAAGGGGGGTACCCGGTCGATAGACACTTATGCGACCAGCTTATAGTGTGGATGGCCCTAGCTGATGGTGTAAGTCGTATAAAGACCATAGAGCTAACCTTACACGCCTTAACCTGCATAGAGCTTACTAAAACCATTTTAAAGGCTGAGCTCAAAATCGAGGGAGACCTTGGTAGACCAGCCGTTATAGAGTGCAGAGGAATAGGATACGAGAAATAG
- a CDS encoding nucleotidyltransferase family protein yields MDEVCAAVLCGGVGSRLRPLTYYFQKAMIPIGSKQKPLLEYIILLLRKYGVRDIVLLAGYKYRQILNYFGDGKRFGVRINYVLDRENLKGTGWALLNAYENGVFDKFKHILVYYGDILSSIDIGELLRRHKMLDSSVTVAVSRGYRLPVGIAHLDGLRIVKFEEKPIVDIPVCIGILVLKKNVLETMSNLSKRYVNMEFDLMSHLIPALIARGEDVYAYETKAFWYDVGSTEKYEKLDNSFADRLLETLEKT; encoded by the coding sequence ATGGATGAAGTTTGTGCAGCTGTATTATGCGGTGGTGTCGGTAGTAGGCTCAGACCCTTGACATATTACTTTCAGAAAGCGATGATTCCGATCGGTTCGAAGCAGAAGCCTCTTCTGGAATATATAATTCTACTACTCAGAAAATATGGGGTACGAGACATAGTCCTACTAGCAGGCTACAAGTATAGGCAGATTCTCAACTACTTTGGTGACGGAAAGAGATTCGGTGTGAGAATAAACTATGTTCTCGACCGGGAAAACCTCAAAGGAACCGGATGGGCCTTGTTGAACGCCTATGAAAACGGTGTCTTCGATAAGTTCAAACACATCCTCGTCTATTACGGGGACATTCTCTCCAGCATCGATATCGGGGAGCTTCTTAGACGTCATAAAATGCTAGACTCCTCTGTAACGGTCGCTGTCTCGAGAGGATATAGGCTTCCTGTGGGTATAGCTCATCTTGACGGGTTAAGAATCGTTAAATTTGAGGAGAAACCAATAGTGGATATCCCCGTGTGTATAGGGATTTTGGTTTTGAAGAAAAATGTCCTCGAAACAATGTCTAATTTATCGAAGAGATATGTGAATATGGAGTTCGACTTGATGAGCCATCTTATACCTGCCTTGATAGCTAGAGGAGAAGATGTTTACGCATACGAGACGAAGGCCTTCTGGTACGACGTAGGCTCGACCGAGAAGTATGAAAAGCTCGATAACAGTTTCGCCGACAGGCTATTAGAAACGTTGGAGAAGACTTAA
- a CDS encoding XTP/dITP diphosphatase, which produces MALYFATKNLGKFREAKLLMTEYGVSLERLDADKVEIQSDSIEEIASYAASDLASKFKVAVVVEDAGLFIRPLKGFPGPYSSYVYKTLGLWGLLKLMNGLDDRRAYFLSAVAYSKPGGFVKVFTGKIEGFITNRPKGHGGFGFDPIFKPMEGDGRTFAEMDLSEKNRLSHRARAFRKLALWLKQKKI; this is translated from the coding sequence GTGGCCTTGTATTTTGCTACGAAAAATCTAGGTAAATTTAGGGAGGCTAAACTTCTCATGACGGAGTATGGTGTCTCGTTAGAGAGGCTTGATGCCGATAAGGTCGAGATACAATCTGACAGCATCGAGGAGATAGCGTCATACGCCGCCTCGGACCTAGCGTCTAAGTTTAAAGTAGCGGTAGTCGTCGAAGACGCTGGCTTATTTATACGACCGTTGAAGGGGTTTCCAGGCCCCTACTCCTCCTACGTCTATAAGACCCTAGGGTTATGGGGTTTACTTAAACTTATGAATGGGTTAGATGATAGAAGAGCGTACTTTCTCTCGGCCGTGGCCTATTCTAAGCCGGGAGGGTTCGTGAAGGTGTTTACGGGTAAAATCGAGGGATTCATAACGAACAGACCTAAGGGTCACGGAGGATTCGGGTTCGACCCGATCTTCAAGCCGATGGAGGGTGACGGTAGGACGTTCGCCGAGATGGATCTGTCTGAAAAAAACCGTCTATCGCATAGAGCTAGGGCGTTTAGAAAGCTTGCGTTGTGGCTTAAACAAAAGAAAATATGA
- a CDS encoding nucleotidyltransferase domain-containing protein, whose product MSLSICCVQYSIKVVEVSGLKLGDFGVFGSLLLGLHHPKLSDLDFVIYGSDNLRELRDCLKDLYMKRFMVNEFEKPLRLNWRFTKYPYKLFLIHQRRKFIYGIYKPSSSVRPVKVEFEPVKSWDEIVNEYDILDRVTRLGWIKAVLKVLDDSEAAFMPSIYGVELEEVVKGPKVDSVERVVSYVEEYRLQAFRDERIYVEGWLERVQSRDKIFHQITLSYGPRYYDQTLYSLTLMREAHLRSENFDVGT is encoded by the coding sequence ATGAGCTTGTCGATATGTTGCGTACAGTACTCGATAAAGGTCGTCGAGGTCTCTGGGTTAAAGTTAGGGGACTTCGGCGTATTCGGGTCGCTGCTACTGGGGCTTCATCATCCGAAACTTTCAGACTTAGACTTTGTAATATATGGCTCAGATAACCTAAGGGAGTTAAGAGACTGTCTAAAAGACTTATACATGAAGAGGTTTATGGTTAACGAGTTCGAAAAACCTCTAAGGCTTAACTGGAGGTTCACAAAGTATCCATATAAACTGTTCTTAATTCACCAAAGAAGGAAGTTCATATACGGGATTTACAAGCCATCTAGCTCCGTTAGACCGGTTAAAGTAGAATTTGAGCCGGTTAAAAGTTGGGATGAGATAGTTAACGAATACGACATCCTCGATAGAGTCACCCGGTTGGGTTGGATTAAGGCCGTATTGAAGGTCTTAGACGATTCCGAAGCAGCCTTTATGCCCTCGATCTACGGAGTCGAGCTTGAAGAAGTCGTAAAAGGGCCTAAGGTCGATTCGGTCGAACGCGTAGTCTCATACGTAGAGGAGTATAGGCTTCAGGCTTTCAGGGATGAGCGAATCTACGTCGAGGGGTGGCTTGAAAGAGTTCAAAGCCGGGATAAAATTTTCCATCAGATAACGTTATCATACGGGCCGAGGTATTACGACCAGACGTTGTACTCTCTAACCCTGATGAGGGAAGCTCATCTAAGGTCAGAGAACTTCGACGTAGGAACTTAA
- a CDS encoding winged helix-turn-helix transcriptional regulator: protein MSYESQSYLTVIRNVDKGLKTRTSIIKALKEGYTTIRGISEVTGIRYQTVLRHLKNMEKEGVVARKPGRPYKWSLTGKGQQNVLKFT from the coding sequence ATGTCTTACGAGTCACAATCCTATCTAACCGTTATAAGAAACGTAGATAAAGGCCTTAAAACTAGAACTTCCATCATAAAGGCCCTCAAGGAGGGGTACACCACCATCCGGGGGATTTCCGAGGTCACGGGCATACGCTATCAAACCGTCCTGAGGCATCTTAAAAACATGGAGAAAGAAGGTGTCGTAGCCAGAAAACCTGGAAGACCCTATAAATGGAGCTTAACCGGTAAGGGTCAACAAAACGTCCTGAAATTCACGTGA
- a CDS encoding fructose 1,6-bisphosphatase: protein MGDKVTISLIKADVGSLAGHHVVHPKQIEVAKKKLQKAKEDGLIIDYYVFNAGDDLELLMTHRKGESSPEIHGLAWDTFKEVTEKVSKPLKLYAAGQDLLAEAFSGNVRGMGPGVAEMEIEERESEPIIVFAADKTEPGAWNLILYKIFADPWNTAGLVLDPRMAEGFTFRVMDVQEGKYIDLTTPAESYDLLALIGTVGRYVIERIWRNTDKLLAAVASVTRLSLIAGRYVGKDDPVCIVRCQHGLPAVGETLAPFFTPHFVAGWMRGSHNGPLMPVGLKDSRCSFFDGPPRVVGLGFQVADGKLVGPADLFEDVAFDHARRTALQMAELIRRNGPISPAILGMEELEYTGIVKTLEKLKDRFFKA, encoded by the coding sequence GTGGGAGATAAAGTAACCATATCCCTTATAAAAGCCGATGTCGGTTCGTTAGCCGGCCACCACGTAGTACACCCAAAGCAGATAGAGGTCGCTAAAAAGAAGCTTCAGAAGGCCAAGGAGGACGGGTTGATAATCGACTACTACGTATTCAACGCGGGGGACGATCTCGAGCTTCTCATGACCCATAGGAAGGGTGAGAGTAGCCCTGAGATACACGGTCTGGCATGGGATACCTTTAAAGAAGTTACCGAAAAAGTTTCTAAACCCTTGAAGCTCTACGCGGCTGGTCAAGACCTTCTCGCTGAGGCTTTCTCAGGGAACGTTAGGGGTATGGGGCCAGGCGTCGCAGAGATGGAGATCGAAGAACGGGAAAGCGAACCTATAATAGTCTTCGCAGCCGATAAAACCGAGCCCGGTGCTTGGAACCTGATTCTGTATAAGATATTCGCAGACCCCTGGAATACCGCTGGTCTTGTGTTAGATCCGAGGATGGCTGAGGGCTTCACATTTAGGGTTATGGATGTTCAAGAGGGTAAATACATAGATTTAACCACACCTGCCGAGAGTTATGATCTCTTGGCTCTGATAGGTACGGTCGGTAGGTATGTAATCGAGAGGATCTGGAGGAACACCGATAAGCTTTTAGCTGCTGTCGCAAGCGTCACGAGGCTTTCACTCATAGCCGGTAGATACGTGGGTAAAGATGACCCAGTTTGCATAGTCAGGTGTCAGCATGGTCTTCCGGCTGTAGGCGAGACCCTAGCACCCTTCTTCACGCCACACTTCGTAGCCGGTTGGATGAGAGGCTCTCACAATGGACCGTTGATGCCTGTGGGTCTGAAGGATAGTAGATGCTCGTTCTTCGACGGGCCACCTAGAGTCGTAGGGCTAGGTTTTCAGGTCGCAGATGGAAAACTCGTAGGTCCGGCGGACCTGTTCGAAGACGTAGCGTTCGACCATGCTAGGAGAACGGCGTTACAGATGGCTGAATTAATCAGACGAAACGGTCCGATATCTCCGGCTATACTTGGTATGGAAGAGCTCGAATACACAGGCATAGTTAAGACTTTAGAGAAGCTTAAAGACAGGTTCTTTAAGGCGTAA
- a CDS encoding metallophosphoesterase, with amino-acid sequence MVLLAVTADIHAPKHLELFRKALLSIDEPDLIALVGDVVYRNAYDQVSKVMEIIRERFQSPIVACFGNEEWEGYEDMYRRYEDISWLDDEALTLTVRGSRVYVVGSRGSLDRPTFWQRTHVKGIYRRYRMRVSKIDRLLREARGDYVVVATHYAPTYKTLEGERENAWPEMGCMKMEEVIRARRPLLWIHGHAHKSVKLAVWIGATYVVNAALPARKSIVTIDLKELKSERLKRVWSALS; translated from the coding sequence ATGGTTTTACTCGCCGTAACCGCTGACATACACGCGCCCAAGCATCTTGAGTTGTTCAGAAAGGCTCTCCTATCTATCGACGAGCCTGACCTTATAGCATTAGTCGGGGACGTGGTCTATAGAAATGCCTACGACCAAGTCTCTAAGGTTATGGAAATAATAAGAGAACGTTTTCAATCCCCCATTGTGGCTTGCTTCGGTAATGAGGAGTGGGAAGGCTACGAAGATATGTATAGAAGGTATGAGGATATCTCTTGGCTTGACGATGAAGCTTTGACTTTGACGGTACGTGGTTCGAGAGTTTATGTCGTTGGGTCGAGGGGCTCGCTAGACCGTCCGACGTTTTGGCAGAGAACGCATGTAAAAGGGATTTATCGGCGTTATAGGATGAGAGTCTCGAAGATCGATAGGCTTCTCAGAGAGGCTAGGGGAGACTATGTGGTAGTTGCGACGCATTATGCCCCGACCTATAAAACTCTCGAAGGCGAGAGGGAGAATGCTTGGCCTGAGATGGGTTGTATGAAGATGGAGGAGGTTATAAGGGCTAGGAGGCCTCTCCTATGGATTCACGGGCATGCTCATAAATCGGTTAAACTTGCCGTTTGGATAGGAGCGACCTACGTAGTCAACGCCGCGTTACCGGCTAGGAAATCCATCGTTACAATAGACCTCAAGGAGCTTAAAAGCGAAAGACTTAAGAGAGTTTGGAGTGCTTTAAGCTGA
- a CDS encoding ECF transporter S component — protein MILSGNRGSMRSLRFYLLASGACPIALYGIIEAIYVVHTLGLGSVLSVVKPPSELKNGLSLILTLSLLSSILALASTVSSGFWSTSFSIVTVVLGVTLIASIKIMGFPTMNLLEILGISSIAILSYGSGLSSIEALKQPAIRMSSFEAASVAVFSALTAVTTAFTGQLFPSPTGGYTHVGDAVIFIASLMLGPKLGALVGAVGAVAADFYVGYPRWFISIPAHGLEGFIAGLGKGRRMHIQIVLCALGGLVMALTYFYVNIFVKGIGPASISLFRDVFGQVTVSLIITSAIKPVLSKMAPKRI, from the coding sequence TTGATCTTAAGTGGAAACCGTGGTTCCATGAGAAGCCTTAGGTTTTACCTACTGGCTTCTGGAGCATGTCCCATAGCGTTATACGGAATCATCGAAGCCATCTACGTTGTCCATACATTAGGATTAGGCTCTGTGTTAAGCGTAGTAAAACCTCCGAGTGAGCTGAAGAACGGTTTAAGCTTAATCTTAACCTTGAGCCTCCTTTCATCCATCTTAGCCTTAGCCTCGACTGTGAGTAGTGGATTCTGGTCAACGTCCTTCTCGATCGTAACGGTGGTTTTAGGGGTAACTCTCATAGCTTCGATAAAAATCATGGGATTCCCTACTATGAATCTACTCGAGATCTTAGGCATATCGTCGATCGCTATTCTGAGCTATGGTTCTGGCCTTTCAAGCATCGAGGCTCTTAAACAACCTGCGATAAGAATGTCTAGCTTTGAGGCGGCATCCGTGGCCGTGTTCTCGGCTCTAACTGCTGTAACCACTGCGTTCACGGGTCAGCTCTTTCCATCGCCGACCGGAGGGTATACACACGTGGGGGATGCCGTAATATTCATAGCATCACTCATGCTTGGGCCTAAACTTGGAGCATTAGTGGGCGCCGTCGGCGCAGTGGCGGCGGATTTCTACGTCGGCTATCCTAGGTGGTTTATCTCTATTCCGGCTCATGGCCTCGAGGGGTTTATCGCGGGTTTAGGTAAAGGTAGAAGGATGCATATCCAGATAGTTCTATGTGCATTAGGCGGCTTGGTCATGGCTTTGACCTATTTCTACGTTAACATATTCGTCAAGGGCATAGGACCTGCGTCTATTTCACTTTTCAGAGATGTTTTCGGACAGGTAACGGTTTCGCTGATAATAACGTCGGCTATCAAACCGGTTCTATCTAAAATGGCCCCTAAACGGATATGA
- a CDS encoding ECF transporter S component — translation MSKRGSNIRSLQVALGAIFTALTTAATMGFSIYVPATKGYFNIGEVIVYTTAILLGPFIGAIAGGVGSMLADIILGYSIYAPGTLVIKGLEGFIVGFLASKLKANVKVMRLLGILSAGLVASTLWLVGSTVYSGVVEAYIGSSLVATGEVSTLFWLILAGLTFTAIAVASFRAEPNLSMLIAAILIGGSEMVLGYYLYESLILGYYALAEVPVNIGQMTIGLIASLPLVRTLSRVSVFRVLKIKQKTP, via the coding sequence ATGTCGAAACGCGGCTCGAACATCAGAAGTCTACAAGTCGCCTTAGGAGCGATATTCACGGCTTTAACTACTGCTGCGACTATGGGCTTCTCCATATATGTACCGGCTACTAAAGGCTACTTTAACATAGGTGAAGTCATCGTATATACGACGGCTATTCTACTCGGACCTTTCATAGGTGCTATAGCCGGCGGTGTAGGGTCCATGCTCGCAGACATCATACTGGGATACTCGATCTACGCTCCAGGAACCCTAGTGATAAAGGGGTTGGAGGGGTTCATAGTGGGGTTCTTAGCGTCAAAGCTTAAAGCAAACGTCAAGGTCATGAGGCTTCTTGGAATCTTATCGGCTGGGTTGGTCGCCTCGACTCTTTGGCTCGTAGGGTCGACAGTTTACAGCGGAGTCGTAGAGGCATACATAGGCTCCTCCCTGGTAGCTACAGGAGAAGTGTCGACGTTGTTCTGGCTCATCCTAGCAGGGTTGACCTTCACAGCCATAGCCGTAGCGTCTTTCAGAGCCGAGCCGAATTTGAGCATGTTAATAGCCGCTATCCTCATAGGGGGTTCTGAGATGGTTCTAGGCTATTACCTCTACGAAAGCCTGATCCTAGGCTACTACGCTTTAGCAGAGGTCCCGGTAAACATCGGGCAGATGACGATAGGTCTCATAGCTTCCCTACCGCTTGTAAGAACCCTAAGCAGGGTGAGTGTATTTAGGGTTTTGAAGATCAAGCAGAAGACCCCATAA
- a CDS encoding valine--tRNA ligase has protein sequence MASGGFKPRLKSKRWKVGREIELLETWAKENLYRFNKSSEKPIIVIDTPPPYASGRWHVGGAAHYAQIDMVARSFRMRGYEVLFPFGVDRNGLPVEVQVEKRYGIRAHESDRIKFEELCRKFLDEVEKGLLDIARRLGLSCDFENYYQTDNPDYRRVTQSTFIALWNKGLIYEAEYPVNWCPSCRTTIADAEVEYAEKETKLVYMRFKVKELDKDIVVASTRPELLCTCAAVIFNPEDERYRHLEGLTAIVPLYNREVPILSHPYARPEFGSGLVMVCSYGDKADIRLFRELGLRPVIAIDLDGRMNANAGKYQGLKVEEARAKVVEDLESAGLLEKIETIKHKTPICWRSKDPIEFIYVKEFYLKQLDFIEDLRHIIDEMKFYPERFKRLLLDWVDSVSIDWPISRRRFYGTEIPIWYCKKCGKPNLPEPGRYYKPWMEKPPFEKCRYCGSTEFEGEWRTLDTWMDSSISPLYVSGYMRDDELFKKASQSILRPQGYEIIRTWLYYTILRVYQLLGRPAFKYVRISGMGLDEKGEAMHKSKGNVVYPEPILEKYGADAFRFWTASEVKLGSDYRYSEEKVKAARLFMTKLWNVARFISSFPQAERPSKLEPLDEWILAEANKLIEVCERDYENLDFFEASNSIKYFLWRILADHYLEAIKPRAYNKDGRFSSEAQQSAWYALHEVLRIVLRLLAPICPFITDGIWRELYGGTVHKESLPDKIPVKDELTSLTEPFMKFNSSIWKLKKKLGLPLSASLPGVVFAPKCLEIFVDDLKYMHRLEKIEFREPAEEAEEIGEDVYYLSL, from the coding sequence ATGGCTAGTGGAGGCTTCAAACCGAGACTAAAGAGTAAACGGTGGAAAGTCGGAAGAGAGATAGAGCTTCTGGAGACTTGGGCGAAGGAAAACCTCTACCGTTTTAACAAGTCTTCGGAGAAACCAATCATAGTTATAGATACTCCTCCCCCGTATGCGTCTGGAAGATGGCACGTAGGTGGAGCGGCGCACTACGCGCAGATAGACATGGTAGCCCGAAGCTTCAGGATGCGGGGTTACGAGGTTTTATTCCCCTTCGGTGTAGACCGAAACGGCCTACCGGTAGAGGTTCAGGTCGAGAAGAGGTATGGGATACGTGCTCATGAATCAGATAGGATAAAATTCGAGGAGCTTTGCCGTAAGTTTCTAGACGAGGTCGAGAAGGGTCTACTGGACATAGCTAGGCGCTTGGGTTTAAGTTGCGATTTCGAAAACTACTATCAAACCGATAATCCGGATTATCGAAGGGTCACCCAGTCGACGTTTATAGCGCTTTGGAATAAGGGTTTGATCTACGAAGCAGAGTATCCTGTAAACTGGTGCCCCTCGTGTAGAACTACTATAGCCGACGCTGAGGTCGAGTATGCGGAGAAGGAAACTAAACTCGTCTATATGAGGTTCAAAGTCAAGGAGCTGGATAAAGACATCGTCGTCGCCTCTACAAGACCTGAACTTCTATGTACATGCGCAGCCGTTATATTCAACCCGGAGGATGAACGGTATCGGCATCTAGAAGGGCTAACAGCTATAGTCCCACTTTATAATAGAGAGGTTCCGATACTGTCGCATCCCTACGCTAGGCCCGAGTTCGGTTCGGGTCTTGTGATGGTCTGCTCCTACGGAGATAAGGCGGATATACGGCTTTTCAGGGAGCTTGGGTTGAGACCTGTCATAGCCATCGACCTGGATGGGCGGATGAACGCAAACGCCGGGAAATATCAGGGGCTTAAAGTCGAGGAGGCTAGGGCTAAGGTCGTAGAGGACCTCGAATCCGCTGGGTTGCTGGAGAAAATAGAGACTATAAAACATAAGACACCTATCTGTTGGAGGTCTAAAGACCCTATAGAGTTCATCTATGTCAAAGAGTTCTACCTGAAGCAGCTTGACTTCATCGAAGACTTGAGACATATAATAGACGAGATGAAGTTCTATCCTGAAAGGTTTAAGCGGTTGCTTCTAGATTGGGTCGACAGCGTATCGATAGATTGGCCTATATCGAGAAGGAGGTTCTATGGGACGGAGATACCGATATGGTACTGTAAAAAATGCGGTAAACCGAACTTGCCGGAGCCTGGAAGATACTATAAGCCATGGATGGAGAAGCCGCCTTTCGAGAAGTGTCGGTACTGCGGTTCTACAGAGTTTGAAGGCGAGTGGAGGACGTTAGACACGTGGATGGACTCCAGCATAAGCCCCTTATACGTCTCAGGATACATGAGGGATGACGAGCTGTTTAAGAAGGCGTCTCAGTCTATACTGAGACCGCAGGGCTATGAGATAATACGAACTTGGCTGTACTACACGATTCTGAGGGTTTATCAGCTTCTGGGTAGACCTGCGTTTAAGTATGTAAGGATCTCCGGTATGGGTCTTGACGAGAAGGGTGAGGCTATGCATAAATCTAAAGGTAACGTAGTCTATCCGGAGCCTATACTCGAAAAATACGGTGCCGACGCCTTCAGGTTCTGGACCGCCTCAGAGGTTAAACTCGGCTCAGACTATCGGTACTCCGAGGAGAAGGTCAAAGCCGCGAGGCTATTCATGACGAAGCTTTGGAACGTCGCGAGGTTTATATCGTCCTTTCCTCAGGCGGAGAGACCTAGTAAGCTTGAACCCCTGGACGAGTGGATACTTGCCGAAGCCAACAAACTGATCGAAGTGTGTGAAAGAGATTATGAGAACCTAGACTTCTTCGAGGCGAGCAATAGTATCAAGTACTTCTTGTGGCGTATACTAGCTGACCACTATCTAGAGGCTATCAAGCCTAGAGCATACAATAAAGACGGACGGTTTAGCTCTGAGGCTCAGCAGTCGGCGTGGTATGCCCTACATGAGGTTTTGAGGATCGTTCTGAGGCTTTTAGCACCCATATGTCCCTTCATAACCGACGGTATATGGAGAGAACTATACGGGGGAACGGTTCATAAAGAAAGCTTGCCCGATAAAATACCGGTTAAAGACGAGTTAACGAGCCTAACTGAGCCTTTCATGAAATTCAACAGTAGTATATGGAAGCTTAAGAAGAAGCTTGGACTACCCCTAAGCGCGTCTCTACCGGGAGTTGTCTTCGCACCGAAGTGTCTAGAGATATTCGTCGACGACCTGAAATATATGCATCGCTTGGAGAAGATAGAGTTCCGCGAACCAGCTGAAGAAGCCGAGGAGATAGGTGAAGACGTGTACTACCTCTCCTTATAG